In Lotus japonicus ecotype B-129 chromosome 5, LjGifu_v1.2, one genomic interval encodes:
- the LOC130716722 gene encoding uncharacterized protein LOC130716722 isoform X3 gives MDSHSQSELLHSKKRRREEKPEPLPSPEQDQEQSCSKKKRRKKKKIKEEGIESHEHDQVLLPEPVVVATAIPITLETPKEQGAEPIEATVVHPVPDQRPAKTHRKKKKKETVLEPQPEPEPELKETSNTDHSEPTQLCSVKKKKKRKGAESNEAVAELATVCTEPPAVQGGALPEPKPKEPCSTEHPRVCPEPPLGLAIPIDPEKNRKEAEPNESNAEHPRACPEPPLGLAIPIDPEKNKGENLTPTDENELNRRNRREELVALVTSDEKIVNPRDHLVPLKSIPGFVLEQQTQPGPVIPVCPNSASLIGQSQTIPVVDTEQKINKRSRMSKMKRKRMNSMPDKHNTEPPETKKRVLDREEPNKCNAKLPETLMLASNCHIDQAIPSDSNPAVPTNPEHKTPKKWKKRAKKKNVLLSEGGKSNEHNGQPTETPVQKSVSPINAPSIDPTLPTDQPVPIDLATPKHSEGKMSNAQRNNVLLSEGVKSNEQPTETPVQKSVNPIKAPSIDPTLPTDQPVPIDLATPKHSEGKMSKAQRRKKNKRALKSAWSESVHHSSDQNAKNPVQRTESLKLVEAKSVKAKSFMASRQHGHKLKYPSKDVEICFFCGEIGHSLGRCSVSRAGGGLSRFAKCLICHAQGHFSYNCTRHGHGLIQSQQW, from the exons ATGGATAGCCATAGCCAGAGCGAGTTATTGCACTCGAAGAAGAGGCGCAGAGAGGAAAAGCCTGAACCCTTGCCTTCTCCGGAACAGGATCAGGAACAGAGTTGCagcaagaagaagaggagaaagaagaagaaaatcaaggaagaggGGATTGAATCACATGAACACGATCAGGTATTGCTCCCTGAACCCGTAGTAGTGGCCACAGCAATCCCCATAACCCTAGAAACCCCTAAGGAACAAGGTGCAGAACCAATTGAAGCCACTGTAGTGCACCCTGTACCTGATCAGAGACCTGCAAAGACGcataggaagaagaagaaaaaggagacTGTGCTCGAACCCCAACCGGAACCCGAACCGGAACTGAAGGAAACTAGCAATACTGATCACTCTGAACCTACTCAATTGTGTTCtgttaagaaaaagaaaaagagaaaaggagCAGAATCGAATGAAGCTGTTGCTGAACTTGCTACTGTGTGTACTGAACCCCCTGCAGTGCAAGGGGGAGCACTGCCAGAACCGAAACCGAAGGAACCTTGCAGTACAGAGCATCCTCGAGTGTGTCCTGAACCCCCATTAGGCTTAGCAATCCCCATAGACCCAGAAAAGAATAGAAAAGAGGCAGAACCTAATGAATCTAATGCAGAGCATCCTCGAGCGTGTCCTGAACCCCCATTAGGCTTAGCAATCCCGATAGACCCAGAAAAGAACAAAGGGGAAAATCTAACTCCAACTGATGAGAACGAATTGAACAGGAGAAATAGAAGAGAAGAACTAGTGGCACTTGTGACCTCGGACGAGAAGATAGTCAACCCAAGGGATCATCTAGTTCCTTTGAAGAGTATCCCGGGCTTTGTCCTGGAGCAGCAGACTCAACCGGGTCCAGTAATCCCAGTTTGCCCAAATTCAGCATCACTGATTGGCCAAAGCCAAACAATCCCAGTAGTAGACACAGAACAGAAGATAAACAAGAGAAGTAGGATGTcgaagatgaagaggaagaggatgaatAGCATGCCAGATAAACACAATACAGAACCGCCTGAAACGAAGAAGAGGGTGCTAGACAGGGAAGAACCCAATAAATGCAATGCAAAACTGCCTGAAACCCTGATGCTGGCATCTAACTGCCATATAGACCAAGCAATCCCATCGGATTCTAATCCTGCAGTTCCAACCAACCCGGAGCACAAGACCCCAAAGAAATGGAAGAAGAGggcaaagaagaagaatgtccTCTTAAGTGAAGGGGGGAAATCCAATGAACACAATGGACAGCCAACTGAAACCCCTGTTCAGAAATCTGTAAGCCCAATAAATGCACCCTCAATAGACCCAACACTCCCCACAGACCAGCCGGTCCCAATAGACCTAGCAACTCCAAAACACTCAGAAGGAAAGATGTCAAATGCACAGAGGAATAATGTCCTCTTAAGTGAAGGGGTGAAATCCAATGAGCAGCCAACTGAAACCCCTGTTCAGAAATCTGTAAACCCCATAAAAGCACCATCAATAGACCCAACACTCCCCACAGACCAGCCGGTCCCAATAGACCTGGCAACTCCAAAACACTCAGAAGGAAAGATGTCAAAGGCacagaggaggaagaaaaataaGAGGGCACTCAAAAGTGCCTGGTCAGAGTCTGTCCACCACAGTTCTGATCAAAATGCTAAAAACCCAGTTCAGAGAACTGAATCACTCAAACTCGTTGAAGCTAAATCCGTTAAAGCTAAAAGTTTTATG GCGTCCCGGCAGCATGGTCACAAGCTGAAATATCCCTCCAAGGATGTGgaaatttgtttcttttgtggGGAAATTGGGCACTCACTTGGACGTTGCTCAGTGTCTCGAGCAG GGGGAGGACTAAGCAGGTTTGCCAAGTGCTTAATATGTCATGCGCAAGGACACTTCAGCTATAACTGCACTCGACATGGTCATGGATTGATCCAAAG CCAGCAGTGGTAG
- the LOC130720752 gene encoding tubulin beta-1 chain, whose protein sequence is MREILHIQGGQCGNQIGAKFWEVVCAEHGIDSTGRYQGNTDMQLERVNVYYNEASCGRFVPRAVLMDLEPGTMDSVRSGPYGQIFRPDNFVFGQSGAGNNWAKGHYTEGAELIDSVLDVVRKEAENCDCLQGFQVCHSLGGGTGSGMGTLLISKIREEYPDRMMLTFSVFPSPKVSDTVVEPYNATLSVHQLVENADECMVLDNEALYDICFRTLKLTTPSFGDLNHLISATMSGVTCCLRFPGQLNSDLRKLAVNLIPFPRLHFFMVGFAPLTSRGSQQYRALTVPELTQQMWDAKNMMCAADPRHGRYLTASAMFRGKMSTKEVDEQMINVQNKNSSYFVEWIPNNVKSTVCDIPPTGLKMASTFIGNSTSIQEMFRRVSEQFTAMFRRKAFLHWYTGEGMDEMEFTEAESNMNDLVSEYQQYQDATADDEGYDYEDEDEVQEEDS, encoded by the exons ATGCGTGAGATTCTTCACATCCAGGGAGGACAATGCGGGAACCAGATCGGAGCAAAGTTCTGGGAGGTGGTGTGCGCGGAGCACGGGATCGACTCCACCGGAAGGTACCAGGGGAACACTGACATGCAACTCGAGCGAGTCAATGTCTACTACAATGAAGCGAGTTGCGGGAGGTTTGTACCTAGGGCGGTGCTCATGGATCTGGAGCCTGGCACCATGGACAGTGTCAGATCTGGTCCATACGGCCAGATTTTCCGGCCGGATAACTTTGTTTTCGGACAGTCCGGCGCCGGAAACAACTGGGCTAAGGGTCACTACACCGAGGGGGCTGAGTTGATTGACTCGGTCCTCGATGTGGTCAGAAAGGAGGCTGAGAACTGTGATTGCCTTCAAG GGTTTCAGGTTTGCCACTCTCTTGGTGGTGGAACTGGTTCCGGAATGGGAACACTTTTGATTTCCAAGATCAGAGAAGAGTACCCTGATCGAATGATGCTCACTTTCTCTGTGTTCCCATCGCCTAAGGTATCTGACACTGTTGTTGAGCCTTACAATGCCACACTCTCTGTGCACCAGCTTGTTGAGAACGCTGATGAATGCATGGTGTTGGATAATGAAGCTCTTTATGATATCTGCTTCCGAACCCTTAAGCTCACTACTCCAAGCT TTGGAGATTTGAACCATCTCATTTCAGCCACCATGAGTGGTGTGACATGCTGTCTTCGATTCCCTGGTCAACTCAATTCTGATCTGCGGAAGCTGGCCGTGAATCTCATTCCCTTCCCTCGTCTGCATTTCTTCATGGTGGGATTTGCCCCACTCACATCACGTGGATCACAGCAGTACAGGGCCCTCACTGTGCCTGAGTTGACCCAACAAATGTGGGATGCCAAGAACATGATGTGCGCAGCTGATCCTCGACACGGTCGTTACTTGACAGCTTCTGCCATGTTCCGTGGGAAGATGAGCACCAAGGAGGTTGATGAGCAGATGATCAATGTCCAGAACAAGAATTCCTCCTACTTTGTCGAGTGGATCCCCAACAATGTTAAGTCCACTGTCTGTGACATCCCTCCAACTGGTCTCAAAATGGCTTCCACCTTCATTGGCAACTCCACATCCATTCAAGAGATGTTCCGGAGGGTGAGTGAGCAGTTCACAGCTATGTTCCGCAGGAAGGCTTTCTTGCATTGGTACACCGGAGAGGGTATGGATGAGATGGAGTTCACTGAGGCAGAGAGCAACATGAACGACCTTGTCTCGGAGTACCAGCAGTACCAGGATGCAACTGCAGATGATGAGGGGTATGActatgaagatgaggatgaagttCAGGAGGAGGATTCTTAG
- the LOC130716722 gene encoding uncharacterized protein LOC130716722 isoform X1 codes for MDSHSQSELLHSKKRRREEKPEPLPSPEQDQEQSCSKKKRRKKKKIKEEGIESHEHDQVLLPEPVVVATAIPITLETPKEQGAEPIEATVVHPVPDQRPAKTHRKKKKKETVLEPQPEPEPELKETSNTDHSEPTQLCSVKKKKKRKGAESNEAVAELATVCTEPPAVQGGALPEPKPKEPCSTEHPRVCPEPPLGLAIPIDPEKNRKEAEPNESNAEHPRACPEPPLGLAIPIDPEKNKGENLTPTDENELNRRNRREELVALVTSDEKIVNPRDHLVPLKSIPGFVLEQQTQPGPVIPVCPNSASLIGQSQTIPVVDTEQKINKRSRMSKMKRKRMNSMPDKHNTEPPETKKRVLDREEPNKCNAKLPETLMLASNCHIDQAIPSDSNPAVPTNPEHKTPKKWKKRAKKKNVLLSEGGKSNEHNGQPTETPVQKSVSPINAPSIDPTLPTDQPVPIDLATPKHSEGKMSNAQRNNVLLSEGVKSNEQPTETPVQKSVNPIKAPSIDPTLPTDQPVPIDLATPKHSEGKMSKAQRRKKNKRALKSAWSESVHHSSDQNAKNPVQRTESLKLVEAKSVKAKSFMASRQHGHKLKYPSKDVEICFFCGEIGHSLGRCSVSRAGGGLSRFAKCLICHAQGHFSYNCTRHGHGLIQSCSYIHSGLQSQQW; via the exons ATGGATAGCCATAGCCAGAGCGAGTTATTGCACTCGAAGAAGAGGCGCAGAGAGGAAAAGCCTGAACCCTTGCCTTCTCCGGAACAGGATCAGGAACAGAGTTGCagcaagaagaagaggagaaagaagaagaaaatcaaggaagaggGGATTGAATCACATGAACACGATCAGGTATTGCTCCCTGAACCCGTAGTAGTGGCCACAGCAATCCCCATAACCCTAGAAACCCCTAAGGAACAAGGTGCAGAACCAATTGAAGCCACTGTAGTGCACCCTGTACCTGATCAGAGACCTGCAAAGACGcataggaagaagaagaaaaaggagacTGTGCTCGAACCCCAACCGGAACCCGAACCGGAACTGAAGGAAACTAGCAATACTGATCACTCTGAACCTACTCAATTGTGTTCtgttaagaaaaagaaaaagagaaaaggagCAGAATCGAATGAAGCTGTTGCTGAACTTGCTACTGTGTGTACTGAACCCCCTGCAGTGCAAGGGGGAGCACTGCCAGAACCGAAACCGAAGGAACCTTGCAGTACAGAGCATCCTCGAGTGTGTCCTGAACCCCCATTAGGCTTAGCAATCCCCATAGACCCAGAAAAGAATAGAAAAGAGGCAGAACCTAATGAATCTAATGCAGAGCATCCTCGAGCGTGTCCTGAACCCCCATTAGGCTTAGCAATCCCGATAGACCCAGAAAAGAACAAAGGGGAAAATCTAACTCCAACTGATGAGAACGAATTGAACAGGAGAAATAGAAGAGAAGAACTAGTGGCACTTGTGACCTCGGACGAGAAGATAGTCAACCCAAGGGATCATCTAGTTCCTTTGAAGAGTATCCCGGGCTTTGTCCTGGAGCAGCAGACTCAACCGGGTCCAGTAATCCCAGTTTGCCCAAATTCAGCATCACTGATTGGCCAAAGCCAAACAATCCCAGTAGTAGACACAGAACAGAAGATAAACAAGAGAAGTAGGATGTcgaagatgaagaggaagaggatgaatAGCATGCCAGATAAACACAATACAGAACCGCCTGAAACGAAGAAGAGGGTGCTAGACAGGGAAGAACCCAATAAATGCAATGCAAAACTGCCTGAAACCCTGATGCTGGCATCTAACTGCCATATAGACCAAGCAATCCCATCGGATTCTAATCCTGCAGTTCCAACCAACCCGGAGCACAAGACCCCAAAGAAATGGAAGAAGAGggcaaagaagaagaatgtccTCTTAAGTGAAGGGGGGAAATCCAATGAACACAATGGACAGCCAACTGAAACCCCTGTTCAGAAATCTGTAAGCCCAATAAATGCACCCTCAATAGACCCAACACTCCCCACAGACCAGCCGGTCCCAATAGACCTAGCAACTCCAAAACACTCAGAAGGAAAGATGTCAAATGCACAGAGGAATAATGTCCTCTTAAGTGAAGGGGTGAAATCCAATGAGCAGCCAACTGAAACCCCTGTTCAGAAATCTGTAAACCCCATAAAAGCACCATCAATAGACCCAACACTCCCCACAGACCAGCCGGTCCCAATAGACCTGGCAACTCCAAAACACTCAGAAGGAAAGATGTCAAAGGCacagaggaggaagaaaaataaGAGGGCACTCAAAAGTGCCTGGTCAGAGTCTGTCCACCACAGTTCTGATCAAAATGCTAAAAACCCAGTTCAGAGAACTGAATCACTCAAACTCGTTGAAGCTAAATCCGTTAAAGCTAAAAGTTTTATG GCGTCCCGGCAGCATGGTCACAAGCTGAAATATCCCTCCAAGGATGTGgaaatttgtttcttttgtggGGAAATTGGGCACTCACTTGGACGTTGCTCAGTGTCTCGAGCAG GGGGAGGACTAAGCAGGTTTGCCAAGTGCTTAATATGTCATGCGCAAGGACACTTCAGCTATAACTGCACTCGACATGGTCATGGATTGATCCAAAG CTGCAGTTACATCCACTCGGGACTCCAAAG CCAGCAGTGGTAG
- the LOC130716722 gene encoding uncharacterized protein LOC130716722 isoform X2, which translates to MDSHSQSELLHSKKRRREEKPEPLPSPEQDQEQSCSKKKRRKKKKIKEEGIESHEHDQVLLPEPVVVATAIPITLETPKEQGAEPIEATVVHPVPDQRPAKTHRKKKKKETVLEPQPEPEPELKETSNTDHSEPTQLCSVKKKKKRKGAESNEAVAELATVCTEPPAVQGGALPEPKPKEPCSTEHPRVCPEPPLGLAIPIDPEKNRKEAEPNESNAEHPRACPEPPLGLAIPIDPEKNKGENLTPTDENELNRRNRREELVALVTSDEKIVNPRDHLVPLKSIPGFVLEQQTQPGPVIPVCPNSASLIGQSQTIPVVDTEQKINKRSRMSKMKRKRMNSMPDKHNTEPPETKKRVLDREEPNKCNAKLPETLMLASNCHIDQAIPSDSNPAVPTNPEHKTPKKWKKRAKKKNVLLSEGGKSNEHNGQPTETPVQKSVSPINAPSIDPTLPTDQPVPIDLATPKHSEGKMSNAQRNNVLLSEGVKSNEQPTETPVQKSVNPIKAPSIDPTLPTDQPVPIDLATPKHSEGKMSKAQRRKKNKRALKSAWSESVHHSSDQNAKNPVQRTESLKLVEAKSVKAKSFMASRQHGHKLKYPSKDVEICFFCGEIGHSLGRCSVSRAGGGLSRFAKCLICHAQGHFSYNCTRHGHGLIQSCSYIHSGLQSSGS; encoded by the exons ATGGATAGCCATAGCCAGAGCGAGTTATTGCACTCGAAGAAGAGGCGCAGAGAGGAAAAGCCTGAACCCTTGCCTTCTCCGGAACAGGATCAGGAACAGAGTTGCagcaagaagaagaggagaaagaagaagaaaatcaaggaagaggGGATTGAATCACATGAACACGATCAGGTATTGCTCCCTGAACCCGTAGTAGTGGCCACAGCAATCCCCATAACCCTAGAAACCCCTAAGGAACAAGGTGCAGAACCAATTGAAGCCACTGTAGTGCACCCTGTACCTGATCAGAGACCTGCAAAGACGcataggaagaagaagaaaaaggagacTGTGCTCGAACCCCAACCGGAACCCGAACCGGAACTGAAGGAAACTAGCAATACTGATCACTCTGAACCTACTCAATTGTGTTCtgttaagaaaaagaaaaagagaaaaggagCAGAATCGAATGAAGCTGTTGCTGAACTTGCTACTGTGTGTACTGAACCCCCTGCAGTGCAAGGGGGAGCACTGCCAGAACCGAAACCGAAGGAACCTTGCAGTACAGAGCATCCTCGAGTGTGTCCTGAACCCCCATTAGGCTTAGCAATCCCCATAGACCCAGAAAAGAATAGAAAAGAGGCAGAACCTAATGAATCTAATGCAGAGCATCCTCGAGCGTGTCCTGAACCCCCATTAGGCTTAGCAATCCCGATAGACCCAGAAAAGAACAAAGGGGAAAATCTAACTCCAACTGATGAGAACGAATTGAACAGGAGAAATAGAAGAGAAGAACTAGTGGCACTTGTGACCTCGGACGAGAAGATAGTCAACCCAAGGGATCATCTAGTTCCTTTGAAGAGTATCCCGGGCTTTGTCCTGGAGCAGCAGACTCAACCGGGTCCAGTAATCCCAGTTTGCCCAAATTCAGCATCACTGATTGGCCAAAGCCAAACAATCCCAGTAGTAGACACAGAACAGAAGATAAACAAGAGAAGTAGGATGTcgaagatgaagaggaagaggatgaatAGCATGCCAGATAAACACAATACAGAACCGCCTGAAACGAAGAAGAGGGTGCTAGACAGGGAAGAACCCAATAAATGCAATGCAAAACTGCCTGAAACCCTGATGCTGGCATCTAACTGCCATATAGACCAAGCAATCCCATCGGATTCTAATCCTGCAGTTCCAACCAACCCGGAGCACAAGACCCCAAAGAAATGGAAGAAGAGggcaaagaagaagaatgtccTCTTAAGTGAAGGGGGGAAATCCAATGAACACAATGGACAGCCAACTGAAACCCCTGTTCAGAAATCTGTAAGCCCAATAAATGCACCCTCAATAGACCCAACACTCCCCACAGACCAGCCGGTCCCAATAGACCTAGCAACTCCAAAACACTCAGAAGGAAAGATGTCAAATGCACAGAGGAATAATGTCCTCTTAAGTGAAGGGGTGAAATCCAATGAGCAGCCAACTGAAACCCCTGTTCAGAAATCTGTAAACCCCATAAAAGCACCATCAATAGACCCAACACTCCCCACAGACCAGCCGGTCCCAATAGACCTGGCAACTCCAAAACACTCAGAAGGAAAGATGTCAAAGGCacagaggaggaagaaaaataaGAGGGCACTCAAAAGTGCCTGGTCAGAGTCTGTCCACCACAGTTCTGATCAAAATGCTAAAAACCCAGTTCAGAGAACTGAATCACTCAAACTCGTTGAAGCTAAATCCGTTAAAGCTAAAAGTTTTATG GCGTCCCGGCAGCATGGTCACAAGCTGAAATATCCCTCCAAGGATGTGgaaatttgtttcttttgtggGGAAATTGGGCACTCACTTGGACGTTGCTCAGTGTCTCGAGCAG GGGGAGGACTAAGCAGGTTTGCCAAGTGCTTAATATGTCATGCGCAAGGACACTTCAGCTATAACTGCACTCGACATGGTCATGGATTGATCCAAAG CTGCAGTTACATCCACTCGGGACTCCAAAG CAGTGGTAGCTGA
- the LOC130716724 gene encoding actin-depolymerizing factor 7, with product MANAASGMAVDDECKLKFVELKAKRNYRFIVFKIESQDVVVEKLGSPEETYDDFAASLPPDECRYAVFDFDFTTNENCQKSKIFFIAWAPDIAKVRHKMVYASSKDRFKRELDGVQVELQATDPSEMSLDIIKSRAL from the exons ATG GCGAACGCGGCATCTGGAATGGCTGTTGATGATGAATGTAAATTGAAGTTCGTGGAGCTAAAGGCAAAGAGGAACTACCGTTTCATTGTGTTTAAGATTGAGAGTCAGGATGTGGTGGTGGAAAAACTTGGAAGTCCAGAAGAAACCTATGATGACTTTGCTGCTTCTCTGCCTCCTGATGAGTGCCGATATGCTgtctttgattttgatttcaccACTAATGAGAACTGCCAGAAAAGCAAGATTTTCTTCATTGCATG GGCTCCTGATATAGCAAAGGTGAGACACAAGATGGTGTATGCTAGCTCTAAGGACAGGTTCAAGAGGGAACTTGATGGCGTTCAAGTTGAGTTGCAAGCAACAGATCCTAGCGAGATGAGCCTTGATATCATAAAATCAAGAGCACTATAA
- the LOC130716723 gene encoding uncharacterized protein LOC130716723, with protein sequence MVSQRQRLARKRFKAENPELFPKPEPTPPKDPDKKKKKKRKTTPFKRTKDDSKGVKSNSRKHPLRVPGMRPGETCFICKARDHIAKLCPEKAEWEKNKICLRCRRRGHRAQNCPEVKDGPKDGKFCYNCGETGHPLSNCPQPLQEGGTKFAECFVCKQRGHLSKNCPQNAHGIYPKGGSCKICGGVTHLAKDCPDKGNRGSVAANRPLRISSRTEERPSSHTRFVSGDDMEDDFMADDINSGDKNTSSNSKDGHVKPKKGPKVVNF encoded by the exons ATGGTGAGCCAACGGCAGCGACTCGCTCGGAAGCGGTTCAAAGCAGAGAACCCTGAACTCTTCCCCAAACCAGAACCCACACCCCCAAAAGACCctgacaagaagaagaagaagaagagaaaaaccaCCCCGTTCAAGCGCACAAAGGATGATTCAAAGGGAGTCAAAAGCAATTCCAGAAAACACCCTCTTCGTGTTCCCGGTATGAGGCCCGGCGAGACCTGTTTCATCTGCAAGGCTAGAGACCATATCGCCAAGCTCTGTCCTGAAAAAGCTGAATGGGAAAAGAACAAG ATATGTTTGCGGTGTCGGCGACGTGGTCATAGAGCTCAGAACTGTCCTGAGGTGAAAGATGGCCCCAAGGATGGGAAATTCTGCTATAACTGTGGGGAAACTGGGCACCCGCTTTCGAATTGTCCGCAGCCTCTTCAAGAAG GAGGGACAAAGTTTGCTGAATGCTTTGTCTGTAAACAACGTGGACACTTGAGTAAAAACTGCCCTCAAAATGCTCATGGCATTTACCCAAAG GGTGGTTCTTGTAAAATATGTGGTGGTGTGACACATTTGGCCAAGGATTGTCCTGACAAAGGGAACAGAGGATCTGTTGCTGCTAATAGGCCTCTTCGTATAT caTCGAGAACTGAAGAGAGGCCCAGTAGTCATACCAGATTTGTGAGCGGGGATGACATGGAGGACGACTTCATGGCAGATGACATAAATAGTGGTGACAAGAACACGTCCTCAAACTCAAAAGATGGCCATGTAAAACCGAAGAAGGGTCCTAAAGTTGTTAACTTTTAA